From the Neosynechococcus sphagnicola sy1 genome, one window contains:
- a CDS encoding KAP family NTPase, whose amino-acid sequence MSEERSSLSADSPLKHPNEDELGYARFAEQLAHAVVRMAPNDGLVMSVNGSWGSGKSTVLNFMLHYLGQVEEDNRPVVVRFNPWWFSGREDLARLLIGQICAALGEKESEFNRKLKKYLSDFTDVVSRLPSIPGVTPLSWLKTGKFFTDSLFKQPSLSELKEKIDNLLTTRSKKILVFVDDIDRLSPDEIRDLFRAIKATANFPNTIYLLAFDTQVVTKALEQGYFASGQQYLEKIIQVPFELPHPDKVALRQLLFSKLAQIITNTPEHLFDQMYWTNVYFDGIDHFINTPREIVRLINVLRATYPAVQGEVNPVDFIAIEAFRVFRPEMYDIIRKNENFLVRASDLSERNGQEKYSEIYKNWINQVPERDQKAVERMLVRLFPRFERLFSNIIYSSDFSSTWRKNLRICSPEIFPVYFRFNVSEDSITASEMQMLLNASQDSMAFEKELINYSSQTRRDGTTRLRAILERFEDYTKEDIPTQNIEPIIFALFKVGDELLKKEDDHRGMFDFGNDMRIVRIVYQLLSRLEEEQRFQILYRAIEEGAALSISEREVSVLGQQHGKFTNSEPKPESERFINAEHLSSLEQLVLGKIREAAKLGILLTTPKLTSILWRWKAWSESDDEVKQWVADITKDDKNLAIFIEHFGNIHHVHSQGNLSSKAELRLEPKRLEPFIDPDDIVDRVRRLINRNDLPEEQIEAAKQFVKEYDLLSQGKDPDDQW is encoded by the coding sequence GTCCGGTAAATCAACAGTTCTCAATTTTATGCTTCACTACTTGGGGCAAGTGGAGGAAGATAATCGCCCTGTTGTGGTTCGATTTAACCCCTGGTGGTTTTCGGGGCGGGAAGATTTGGCTAGATTGCTGATTGGTCAGATCTGCGCGGCATTGGGAGAAAAAGAATCAGAGTTCAATAGAAAACTTAAGAAATATCTCTCAGATTTCACTGATGTAGTTTCTAGATTGCCGAGCATACCCGGTGTTACGCCTCTCTCATGGCTGAAAACAGGTAAATTCTTTACTGATAGTCTATTTAAACAGCCGAGCCTTTCTGAGCTTAAAGAGAAGATCGATAATTTACTCACTACTCGAAGCAAGAAAATTCTTGTTTTTGTAGATGACATAGATCGACTTTCTCCTGATGAAATACGCGATTTGTTTAGGGCAATAAAGGCAACTGCAAACTTCCCAAACACTATTTATCTTCTTGCTTTTGATACACAAGTCGTTACGAAAGCACTTGAACAAGGCTATTTTGCCTCAGGTCAACAATATTTAGAGAAAATTATTCAAGTTCCATTTGAACTGCCACACCCTGACAAAGTAGCACTACGGCAACTGCTTTTTAGTAAACTCGCTCAGATTATTACTAATACACCTGAGCATCTATTCGACCAGATGTATTGGACAAATGTTTATTTTGATGGAATTGATCATTTCATAAATACACCACGCGAAATAGTAAGGTTGATTAATGTACTTCGAGCTACTTATCCAGCAGTTCAAGGCGAAGTCAATCCAGTTGATTTCATTGCGATAGAAGCTTTCCGAGTGTTTAGACCAGAGATGTACGATATCATCCGAAAAAATGAAAATTTTCTAGTAAGAGCATCCGACTTATCAGAGAGAAATGGTCAAGAAAAATACTCAGAAATTTATAAGAATTGGATCAATCAGGTTCCTGAAAGGGATCAAAAAGCTGTTGAACGGATGCTTGTACGATTATTCCCAAGATTTGAGAGGCTATTTAGTAACATAATTTATAGCTCAGACTTTTCGTCTACTTGGCGCAAGAATTTACGAATTTGCAGCCCTGAGATTTTTCCTGTCTATTTTAGATTTAATGTTTCGGAGGATTCTATTACTGCCTCAGAGATGCAAATGCTCCTCAATGCCTCTCAAGATTCGATGGCTTTTGAGAAAGAACTTATCAATTACTCCTCTCAAACTAGGCGAGATGGTACGACACGACTACGAGCTATTCTCGAACGATTTGAAGACTATACTAAAGAAGATATTCCAACGCAGAATATTGAACCTATTATCTTTGCATTGTTTAAAGTCGGTGATGAGCTACTAAAGAAAGAAGATGATCATCGAGGCATGTTTGACTTTGGCAACGATATGCGGATTGTTCGTATCGTTTATCAACTTTTATCTCGCCTTGAAGAAGAGCAGCGATTTCAGATTCTTTACAGAGCTATTGAGGAAGGGGCAGCACTGTCTATATCAGAACGTGAGGTATCTGTTCTTGGACAGCAACATGGTAAATTTACGAACAGTGAACCGAAACCTGAATCTGAACGCTTTATTAACGCTGAGCACTTAAGTTCACTTGAGCAGTTAGTATTAGGAAAAATTCGGGAAGCCGCTAAGCTTGGAATCTTGTTGACAACTCCTAAACTAACTAGCATTCTGTGGCGCTGGAAGGCTTGGTCAGAGAGTGATGATGAAGTCAAACAGTGGGTTGCCGACATAACAAAGGATGATAAGAATCTTGCAATATTCATTGAGCATTTTGGAAATATCCATCATGTTCATTCGCAGGGAAATTTGTCCTCAAAGGCAGAGCTTCGTTTAGAACCCAAACGGCTAGAGCCATTTATAGATCCTGATGACATCGTTGATCGAGTACGCAGATTAATTAATCGTAATGACTTACCTGAAGAGCAAATTGAGGCAGCTAAGCAGTTCGTGAAGGAGTATGATTTGCTCAGCCAGGGTAAAGATCCAGATGATCAGTGGTGA
- a CDS encoding ATP-binding protein — MLFKKLEIDNTGPISGLNIEFPKAEVSPKPLVVVGENGSGKSILLSHLVNALVVGKQQVYEDVEIEKGKVFKYRSPSYIKSGESYSFSNVEFESGEKVQEWQLALSRTDFEEKLGYTPFRPEWNQIPTTEYSHFISSFTGNSENTKKYLNSNVACIAFFTLVRRSSNSE; from the coding sequence ATGTTATTCAAGAAACTAGAAATTGATAATACTGGCCCGATTTCAGGCTTAAATATCGAATTCCCTAAAGCGGAAGTCTCCCCCAAGCCCCTTGTTGTTGTGGGTGAAAATGGATCCGGGAAAAGCATACTGCTATCTCACCTCGTAAACGCCCTTGTGGTAGGTAAGCAACAGGTATATGAGGATGTTGAAATTGAAAAAGGCAAAGTATTTAAGTACAGAAGTCCAAGCTACATAAAATCTGGTGAATCGTACTCTTTTTCAAATGTAGAATTTGAATCTGGCGAAAAAGTACAAGAATGGCAGCTTGCCCTTTCAAGAACTGACTTTGAGGAAAAGCTGGGTTACACACCTTTTAGGCCAGAATGGAATCAAATTCCCACAACAGAATATTCACATTTTATTTCTTCCTTCACGGGAAACTCGGAAAACACAAAAAAATATTTAAACAGCAATGTTGCTTGTATAGCATTTTTCACTCTTGTGAGGCGTAGTAGCAACAGTGAGTGA
- a CDS encoding DUF4427 domain-containing protein gives MNKNSIRYDLSDWLIHFFRDIDFEGNNSIIYPEHMGFGNVVEDFKWSALFMLRCAIKHGRLWATWSYRNNVRTIYGPNPAVCFTEMPIAAFLEAGEARSRRGEAMSQFALVFPKKELFKVGANPVIYGLDDRNYWPPSGKGGGSRIIDPERLPEREQYRYVTYNPASSSPIDWTHEREWRWPYRGDISAVEKAVEEYGMVGDALDIPGLDFYEYLINEMGVVVRDKKQATWIAHDILSLIDREVIRKDQYKFILAADELPPTHELISPSEVSRAISDSLIDLEPIFSYDDDELTAIASKFHRLASAVESSAPQPEAGEFGGCWLWMLDNTSKLVRALIADERLTVTESGKYLASLFEFSDSRSLRQRETMAVELARLVESEFGVECGYSSVLNSDDPNGIPFYNDDHLDNHMHYNVSWEY, from the coding sequence ATGAATAAGAATTCCATTCGGTACGATTTGTCAGATTGGCTGATCCACTTTTTTCGAGATATTGACTTCGAGGGGAATAATTCAATCATTTATCCTGAACATATGGGTTTCGGTAACGTCGTCGAGGATTTTAAATGGTCTGCGCTGTTTATGCTTCGATGTGCGATTAAGCACGGTCGCTTGTGGGCAACTTGGTCATATCGAAACAACGTAAGAACTATTTATGGTCCTAATCCTGCAGTTTGCTTTACGGAGATGCCAATAGCCGCATTCCTTGAAGCTGGAGAAGCCAGATCGAGGCGCGGTGAGGCGATGAGCCAGTTTGCGCTAGTTTTTCCAAAAAAGGAGTTGTTTAAGGTTGGCGCCAACCCGGTTATTTATGGGCTTGATGATAGAAACTATTGGCCGCCATCCGGGAAAGGTGGCGGGAGTAGGATTATCGATCCGGAAAGGTTACCAGAAAGGGAACAATATCGTTATGTTACGTACAATCCAGCGTCGAGTAGCCCAATCGATTGGACCCATGAGCGAGAATGGCGGTGGCCGTACCGAGGCGACATAAGTGCTGTTGAGAAAGCAGTTGAAGAGTACGGCATGGTTGGTGATGCATTAGACATACCAGGGTTGGACTTTTACGAATACTTAATTAATGAAATGGGGGTGGTGGTAAGGGATAAGAAGCAAGCTACTTGGATAGCGCATGACATTCTTTCTTTGATAGATCGGGAAGTCATCAGAAAAGACCAGTATAAGTTTATTCTTGCGGCAGATGAACTACCACCCACGCATGAATTGATCAGCCCGTCGGAGGTATCAAGGGCGATATCTGATTCATTAATCGATCTTGAGCCAATCTTTTCATACGATGATGATGAGTTGACAGCTATTGCTTCAAAGTTCCACAGACTTGCGTCGGCCGTTGAGTCTAGTGCACCGCAGCCCGAGGCTGGAGAATTTGGTGGATGTTGGTTGTGGATGTTGGATAATACATCAAAGCTGGTACGAGCGTTAATCGCTGACGAGCGATTGACCGTTACAGAATCTGGCAAGTACTTGGCAAGCCTTTTCGAGTTTTCAGATTCGCGGTCGCTGCGTCAAAGGGAGACTATGGCGGTTGAGCTGGCGAGATTAGTGGAGTCCGAGTTCGGCGTCGAGTGTGGCTATTCCTCAGTGTTAAATTCGGATGATCCAAACGGTATTCCGTTCTACAACGACGATCATCTAGATAATCATATGCATTACAACGTGTCTTGGGAGTACTGA